In a genomic window of Sulfurisphaera tokodaii str. 7:
- a CDS encoding PaREP1 family protein, protein MPIRDEKTYARMSLNDFLISYERLKKGDLRLSAFRAYKAERRMLQSLAMKHDLHRKDTKCAVPKKEMLKVAKELEEKYSGIYEMTQKALRLFDQWKNKNVDEKDIRELLFLLNYDWIKEHLADKELDKIKNIQKELGNG, encoded by the coding sequence ATGCCAATACGAGACGAAAAAACATATGCAAGAATGAGTTTAAACGACTTCTTAATTTCTTATGAAAGACTCAAAAAAGGAGATTTAAGGCTATCGGCATTTAGAGCCTATAAGGCAGAAAGAAGAATGTTACAATCACTAGCAATGAAACATGACTTACATAGAAAGGATACAAAATGTGCAGTACCGAAAAAAGAAATGCTAAAAGTTGCTAAAGAACTAGAGGAGAAATATAGTGGCATTTACGAAATGACACAAAAAGCCCTAAGACTCTTTGATCAATGGAAAAATAAAAACGTGGATGAAAAAGACATAAGAGAACTACTATTTTTACTTAACTACGATTGGATAAAAGAACATCTAGCAGATAAAGAATTAGATAAAATAAAAAATATTCAGAAAGAGTTAGGTAACGGCTAG
- a CDS encoding acyl-CoA dehydrogenase family protein, with product MSEEAELIIQSANELSKQLDSTSEEQGIFPRKNLELLAQQGFMGILIPKPYGLELPAKTFVDVVKTIAKASPSTAWLYVTHIASTIALHAFANQQVKEKYMKDLVEGKILIGAAGTESVGGAINAVLNTTAELKGDKYVINGSKTFITGAGELDLYLLISKIQGQQKPGVFLLEKNQVKSGQKFTSLGMKGISWGELIIENAEVPKDYMIIDDAVKFLGVLGRIGMLGVSAIAYGLAEGAFEEALNHVKNRKLGQNTLASFEGVQIYLAEMAAKVEALKQMVYQAAEQSTSLPAILKARIFNTETALEVIDKALRITGGHGFSNALKIEKYYRDVRATMLHFQTLELSKKVLGGLLIA from the coding sequence ATGTCCGAAGAAGCAGAGCTTATTATCCAATCAGCAAATGAACTCTCAAAACAGCTAGACTCTACAAGTGAAGAACAAGGAATATTCCCAAGAAAAAACCTTGAATTATTAGCGCAACAAGGATTCATGGGAATATTAATACCGAAACCTTACGGTTTAGAATTACCAGCAAAAACATTCGTAGATGTAGTAAAAACCATAGCAAAAGCCTCACCATCAACAGCGTGGCTTTATGTAACACACATAGCTTCAACAATAGCATTACATGCATTTGCAAACCAGCAAGTTAAAGAAAAATACATGAAAGACTTAGTTGAAGGAAAAATACTAATCGGAGCTGCTGGAACGGAAAGTGTAGGAGGAGCAATAAACGCAGTATTAAATACTACAGCAGAATTAAAGGGAGATAAATACGTAATAAACGGTTCAAAAACATTCATAACTGGTGCTGGAGAACTGGACTTATACTTACTGATCTCAAAAATACAAGGGCAACAAAAACCCGGGGTATTCTTACTTGAGAAAAACCAAGTAAAGAGCGGACAAAAATTCACGTCATTAGGAATGAAAGGAATATCTTGGGGAGAATTAATAATTGAAAATGCAGAAGTACCAAAGGACTATATGATAATTGATGATGCAGTAAAATTCTTAGGAGTATTAGGAAGAATAGGAATGTTAGGAGTATCAGCAATAGCTTATGGTTTAGCAGAAGGAGCGTTTGAAGAAGCCTTAAATCATGTGAAAAACAGAAAACTCGGACAAAATACTTTAGCTTCATTTGAAGGAGTCCAAATATACTTAGCAGAAATGGCAGCAAAAGTTGAAGCACTAAAACAAATGGTTTATCAGGCTGCAGAACAGTCCACATCACTCCCAGCAATATTAAAAGCAAGAATATTTAACACAGAAACAGCACTAGAAGTTATCGATAAAGCACTGAGAATAACGGGAGGACACGGATTTAGTAATGCATTAAAAATAGAAAAATATTATAGAGATGTTAGGGCAACAATGTTACACTTCCAAACATTAGAATTATCAAAGAAAGTATTAGGAGGATTGCTGATAGCATAA
- a CDS encoding zinc ribbon domain-containing protein translates to MKFCPRCGTANLDIANYCKKCGTYLNNICPRCSYPNKPEANFCAKCGYSLKTRQLIPAMQTIVQQPTRRVTTIQSRKEEKKKLIIISAIAIAIILILLIPLSNINVHDEVIGVQPLTTYEIDNILGGNWVTLGPEYTSDAIQISSIMHFPLSQNITAYYQFFGFSDYNLVVLYINFSSNKLAKAFYLNYTEKYHGVQTTLNTYPLTILQSTNIIAEITEFGPYIIYIEVYSLHGEQLNYTTTQIEKLINYMEIT, encoded by the coding sequence ATGAAATTTTGTCCAAGATGCGGAACTGCTAATCTTGACATAGCGAACTACTGCAAAAAATGTGGAACATATTTAAACAATATTTGCCCAAGATGCAGTTATCCTAACAAACCAGAAGCAAACTTCTGTGCAAAATGTGGTTATTCACTAAAGACCAGACAGCTTATTCCAGCAATGCAAACTATAGTCCAGCAACCTACTAGGAGAGTAACCACAATACAAAGCAGAAAAGAAGAAAAAAAGAAATTAATAATCATATCAGCAATAGCTATAGCCATAATACTTATACTCTTAATACCCTTATCAAATATTAACGTTCATGATGAAGTGATAGGCGTACAACCACTAACAACGTACGAAATAGATAACATATTAGGCGGAAACTGGGTCACATTAGGACCAGAATATACTTCAGACGCAATACAAATATCAAGCATAATGCACTTTCCACTATCACAAAATATAACAGCATATTATCAATTCTTTGGCTTCTCAGATTATAATCTAGTGGTACTTTACATAAACTTCTCATCTAATAAATTAGCTAAGGCGTTTTACTTAAATTATACAGAGAAATACCACGGAGTGCAGACTACACTCAATACATACCCACTCACTATATTACAATCAACAAATATAATAGCTGAAATAACAGAGTTCGGACCTTATATTATATACATAGAAGTTTACTCATTACATGGAGAGCAATTAAACTATACAACAACTCAAATAGAAAAACTAATTAACTATATGGAAATAACTTGA
- a CDS encoding putative metallopeptidase yields MKFQYADDVKELAKIVNEKFELKLNLERIAFIRSQGSRSKAIARTLMLPSQWRFILSPSILYIVEVISEKYDNLPCEEKAYVILHELTHIPNSMKGGLRNHNHPHFRKIKKPPYKELKEICKHI; encoded by the coding sequence ATGAAATTTCAGTATGCAGATGATGTTAAAGAACTTGCAAAAATTGTTAATGAAAAATTTGAGTTAAAATTAAATTTAGAAAGAATTGCCTTTATAAGAAGTCAAGGGTCAAGAAGTAAAGCAATAGCGAGAACATTAATGCTTCCCTCACAATGGAGATTTATCTTATCGCCATCAATACTTTATATAGTGGAAGTAATCTCAGAAAAGTATGATAATTTGCCTTGTGAAGAAAAAGCTTACGTCATTCTCCACGAATTGACACACATACCAAACTCAATGAAAGGAGGACTAAGAAACCATAATCATCCCCATTTCAGAAAAATAAAGAAACCACCATATAAAGAACTTAAAGAAATATGCAAACATATTTAA
- a CDS encoding S1C family serine protease — translation MDEFLIMDYSSIVEEVSKSVVTILTKQLTLDEFLMPSIAEGLGSGFSVGNGFVITSYHVIQNSRNIAVVSKDGFSSEADVIAVNPFNDLALLYTNLNLKALKFSEKVKVGEGVLAIGSPLGLDSVTLGIISSVDRTIQSPLGNPLYVLQTDAAVNPGNSGGPLINTKGEVVGVVTAMIPYAQGIGFAIPSKLVLSFLKNVERNNGKYVRPYLGIRVIKLNKAISTYFNLSSDSGVLVVAVDEDSPAYEAGIRRGDIITEVNGKKIESQLDLVASIDETGLEEIEMKILRGKDKISIKVAPVPLG, via the coding sequence ATGGATGAGTTTTTAATTATGGATTATTCTTCAATCGTTGAAGAGGTGTCTAAGTCAGTTGTAACTATTTTAACTAAACAATTAACGCTTGATGAGTTTTTAATGCCATCTATAGCTGAAGGATTAGGTTCTGGGTTTAGTGTTGGCAATGGTTTTGTAATTACTTCTTATCACGTTATTCAGAATTCAAGAAATATTGCAGTTGTTAGCAAGGACGGTTTTAGTAGTGAGGCTGATGTGATAGCTGTAAATCCTTTTAATGATCTCGCTCTTCTTTATACTAATCTTAATTTAAAGGCTTTGAAGTTTTCTGAGAAGGTTAAGGTTGGTGAAGGAGTTTTAGCTATTGGTAGTCCATTAGGTTTAGATAGTGTAACCTTGGGAATAATAAGTAGCGTAGATAGGACTATACAATCTCCTCTAGGTAATCCGCTCTATGTCTTGCAAACCGATGCTGCTGTTAATCCAGGGAATAGTGGTGGTCCTCTAATAAATACTAAGGGAGAGGTTGTTGGTGTTGTTACTGCTATGATTCCTTATGCTCAAGGAATAGGGTTTGCTATTCCTTCAAAGCTTGTTCTTAGTTTTCTGAAGAATGTGGAAAGAAATAATGGTAAATATGTTAGACCTTATTTGGGGATCCGAGTCATTAAATTGAACAAGGCTATAAGTACTTATTTTAATTTGTCTTCGGATTCCGGTGTTTTAGTTGTTGCTGTTGATGAGGATAGTCCAGCCTACGAGGCTGGAATTAGAAGAGGTGATATAATCACTGAGGTTAATGGTAAGAAGATTGAGTCTCAACTAGATTTGGTTGCTAGTATAGATGAGACAGGATTAGAGGAAATTGAAATGAAGATTTTAAGAGGTAAAGATAAGATTTCTATAAAAGTAGCTCCAGTACCTTTAGGTTAA
- a CDS encoding sugar porter family MFS transporter, translated as MSSYEDLLKVLDSRKVTRLYWIITILAAIGGFLFGYDTAVIGTAAEFAPYHYSGFLLGYEIASASLGAAIGAIIAYFYTDRYGRKSLLILDAGIYTAAAVLSALTINGIMLLVMRTIIGIAIGADSAVATAYITEYAPKDKRGSLAIMQQWMITIGILGSYLVGSAILYFLPSLAYVFDWRLILGLAAVPALIGLIFRFMMPESPRWLIYTGQFDKLKRELAKFGISVSDDVLERTRTEIQSEMSIKLDTAAKKALLLVGLWLVFQQITGINVPFYYGPILLSKLHIFSSTTNPVYSAIDGVLESTILAVINVAATYIAFRYIDKIGRRTLGISAYIGMAIFDLIGGISTLFGFDIGLLISFAGFIIFFAYGVGGTGWLIQAEYFDTRIRGRMAAIGALIDWLANFALIEVFPVMLSTVGLGGSMFIFFILDLVALVFVYFFIPETKGMSLEDVVKMFSSVPISKIKNGREIVLSK; from the coding sequence ATGTCGTCTTATGAAGATTTGTTAAAAGTTTTAGATTCTAGAAAGGTAACCAGACTTTACTGGATTATAACTATTTTAGCGGCTATTGGTGGTTTTCTGTTTGGTTATGATACTGCAGTAATTGGTACTGCAGCGGAGTTTGCTCCTTATCACTATTCTGGTTTTCTGTTAGGTTATGAGATTGCCAGTGCCTCTTTAGGAGCTGCTATTGGTGCTATTATTGCCTATTTTTATACCGATAGATACGGTAGGAAATCTCTTCTGATTTTAGACGCTGGTATTTATACTGCTGCAGCTGTTCTTTCTGCTTTAACTATTAATGGTATTATGTTACTTGTAATGAGGACTATTATAGGTATTGCTATTGGTGCTGATTCTGCTGTTGCTACTGCTTATATAACTGAATACGCTCCTAAAGATAAGAGAGGTTCCCTAGCGATTATGCAACAGTGGATGATAACTATTGGTATTTTAGGTTCTTATCTTGTGGGTTCTGCAATTCTTTATTTTCTACCATCATTAGCTTATGTTTTTGATTGGAGGCTAATTTTAGGCTTAGCAGCTGTTCCAGCTCTTATAGGTTTAATATTTAGGTTCATGATGCCAGAGTCCCCAAGGTGGTTAATTTATACTGGACAATTTGATAAGCTTAAGAGGGAATTAGCAAAGTTTGGTATAAGTGTTTCTGATGATGTTTTAGAGAGAACTAGAACGGAGATTCAAAGTGAGATGAGTATTAAGTTAGATACTGCTGCTAAGAAAGCCTTACTTCTTGTTGGTTTATGGTTAGTTTTCCAACAAATTACTGGGATTAATGTACCATTTTATTATGGTCCAATACTTCTTTCAAAACTTCATATTTTCTCTTCAACTACCAATCCGGTTTATAGTGCTATTGATGGTGTTCTTGAGTCTACTATTTTAGCGGTTATAAATGTTGCAGCTACATATATTGCTTTTAGGTATATTGATAAGATTGGAAGAAGGACTTTAGGTATTTCAGCATATATTGGTATGGCGATATTTGATTTGATAGGTGGTATTTCAACGCTATTCGGTTTTGATATTGGTTTGCTCATCTCCTTTGCTGGCTTTATAATTTTCTTTGCTTATGGTGTTGGTGGTACTGGCTGGTTGATTCAAGCTGAGTATTTTGATACTAGAATTAGGGGTAGGATGGCAGCCATTGGTGCTTTAATTGATTGGTTAGCTAATTTTGCTTTAATTGAGGTATTTCCAGTAATGTTATCTACTGTAGGATTAGGCGGTTCTATGTTTATATTCTTTATACTTGATTTAGTAGCGTTAGTGTTTGTTTACTTCTTTATACCAGAAACTAAGGGAATGTCCTTAGAGGATGTAGTTAAGATGTTTTCATCGGTACCCATTTCTAAAATTAAGAATGGGAGAGAGATTGTATTAAGTAAGTAA
- a CDS encoding S-methyl-5-thioribose-1-phosphate isomerase, with translation MVTLEELKAVFKPKLKPIIWREDSLDLLDQSALPFQTTYITVKTPEEVAKAIKLMQVRGAPAIGITAGYGMVLALISTKPNTLNEAIEELVKAKQIMDQARPTAVNLSWATSRMLNFAKKKIEEGEAKSVSELIQLMKEEANRIYEEELEAELKIGMYGLEKISDGDTILTQCNAGGLATGTGLGTALAPVKLAHYLGMKVSVIAPETRPWLQGSRLTVYELMAEGIQVTLITDTAVGLVIYKNMVNSVMVGADRILKDGHVFNKIGTFKEAVISHELGIPFYALAPSSSFDLKSKVDEIKIEERDPNEVRTIRGIPIVPENVKVYNPVFDVTPPKYITALITEKGVIYPPFEKNIPKIIGL, from the coding sequence ATGGTAACGCTAGAAGAACTAAAAGCAGTCTTTAAGCCAAAATTAAAACCAATAATTTGGAGAGAAGATAGTTTAGATTTACTAGACCAATCAGCCTTGCCGTTTCAGACAACATACATTACAGTAAAAACACCAGAAGAAGTTGCAAAAGCAATAAAGCTAATGCAAGTGAGAGGAGCACCGGCAATAGGAATAACAGCAGGTTATGGTATGGTTTTAGCATTGATATCAACAAAACCAAATACATTAAATGAAGCAATAGAAGAACTAGTTAAAGCAAAACAAATAATGGATCAAGCAAGACCAACAGCAGTAAACCTTTCTTGGGCCACCTCAAGAATGCTTAACTTTGCAAAAAAGAAAATCGAAGAAGGGGAAGCAAAAAGTGTAAGCGAACTTATCCAATTAATGAAAGAAGAAGCAAACAGAATTTATGAGGAAGAACTTGAAGCAGAACTAAAAATAGGTATGTACGGATTAGAAAAAATTAGTGATGGGGATACGATACTAACCCAATGTAACGCTGGCGGATTAGCAACTGGAACAGGCTTAGGAACTGCACTAGCACCAGTAAAATTAGCCCACTACCTAGGAATGAAAGTCTCAGTAATAGCACCAGAAACCAGACCTTGGCTGCAAGGAAGTAGGCTAACAGTTTATGAGCTAATGGCAGAAGGAATACAAGTAACATTAATCACAGACACTGCAGTAGGATTAGTAATATATAAAAACATGGTAAATAGTGTGATGGTTGGTGCAGATAGGATATTAAAAGATGGGCATGTATTCAATAAAATTGGGACATTTAAAGAGGCTGTAATTTCCCACGAGTTAGGAATACCATTTTATGCTTTAGCACCATCATCATCCTTCGATTTAAAAAGCAAAGTAGATGAAATAAAGATAGAAGAGAGAGATCCAAATGAGGTTAGAACAATTAGAGGAATTCCTATAGTCCCAGAAAACGTAAAAGTATACAACCCAGTATTTGACGTCACACCACCAAAGTATATAACAGCACTAATAACTGAAAAAGGAGTAATTTACCCACCATTCGAAAAGAACATACCAAAAATAATAGGTCTATAA
- the crn1 gene encoding CRISPR-associated ring nuclease Crn1 — MVKLIATLGTSPGGIFETYTNLINGTYESENPTKIEIQDVYIIRTKDKEVELAWKLVKALFICMRVPAQIADIPISINDITSKEDYEIFKKEIFQRISKGDFIDFTGGRKAMSVAAAIGAVKKQAYLVTTIIPQQEYNRIQQQIKELKNREKEIDEAIYTGSCEKIGEDLKKLIIHGAKTILLT; from the coding sequence ATGGTAAAATTAATAGCAACACTTGGTACTTCACCTGGAGGAATTTTCGAAACATACACAAATCTCATTAATGGCACATATGAAAGTGAAAACCCGACTAAAATTGAAATTCAAGATGTTTACATAATCAGAACGAAAGACAAAGAAGTAGAGTTAGCATGGAAATTAGTTAAAGCACTATTCATTTGTATGAGAGTACCAGCACAAATAGCTGATATACCCATATCTATAAATGACATAACGAGTAAAGAGGATTATGAAATTTTTAAGAAAGAAATCTTTCAAAGAATAAGTAAAGGAGACTTCATTGACTTTACTGGGGGAAGAAAAGCAATGTCAGTAGCTGCGGCAATAGGGGCAGTAAAAAAGCAAGCCTATTTAGTCACTACAATAATACCGCAACAAGAATATAATAGAATACAACAACAGATTAAAGAATTAAAGAATAGAGAAAAAGAAATTGATGAAGCAATATACACGGGATCTTGTGAAAAGATAGGAGAAGATTTGAAAAAACTAATAATACATGGAGCTAAAACAATTTTGTTAACCTAA